The following is a genomic window from Treponema pallidum subsp. pallidum str. Nichols.
GGGGCACAGGAAGAGTGGAATGAGGGGTCGTCTGAGTCGCACGCGCACGGTGGGGATGGTACGCAGGACGCGTATCCTGAGATTTATTTGTATCTTGCGCGTGCATACCACGCACAAAGGCAGTATGCGCGCGCGGTAGCGTACGCTACTGTGTATTCTAGGCGCGTGCCGCGCGACGGCGCAGGTTGGTTCTTTTTGGGAAGGAGCTATCTTGCACTGCATCAGGGGGGGTATGCGGTTGCAGCGCTTCGGCGCAGTGTACGAGAAAATCCTGCCTCTCTTGGGGCGCAGGCGCTGTTAGGACTCGCCTATCTGCGGAGTAAGAAGCCGCGTGCAGCGCGCATGGTGTTTGAGCAAGCACTTGCGCAGTATCCAGACAATAAGCGTTTGAACGCAGGGTATTTGAATTCGCTTTTTGTAGAAGCAGTGCAGCATCTAAAACGGGGGAGCGCAGATCTTGCGCGTCAGATGTTTACGTTTCTGATTAATCAGGATGTAGACGGGGTTGCGCCACGTTTATACTTGGCGCACGCGTTTCGTTCTTTGAAACATTTTCCTGAAGCGCTTACCCAGTATCGTGCAGCAAGCGCATTTGCGCCGCACGATCCTGCCCTCAAGTGGTACGAAGCGGCCATGCTTGTAGAAATGGGGTGTCTGTCGCAGGCGGCAGCGTTGCTGTCGACGTTGGGTGTTTCCATCGAGCGTGATCAGATTTCGGATCGTTTTCTAGTGATGGGCGCCGTGCGCAAGCACATGGAGGAGGGGGCGTGGGCTCGTGCCGCTTCTGCAGCGCATTTATACCTGAAAACTTTTGGGGGTTCTGTAGAAATTCACCTGCTAATGGCAGAGGTTCACCGGCGTGCGGGGCGCGTGAACGTGGCTTTGAACCACTACACGCGTGCGATGAAAATAGAACCGAAAAATTGTTATCCGCATTATGGTCTTATGGTGTGTTTGCAGGAAGCGAGGCGCTGGCAAGAGCTGGCAAAGGCAATCAGACGTGCAGAAGGCGCAGGGTGCGACGCGCAGGATTGCTACTACTACCGGGTGATTACAGCTGCCCATTTGAGCAATCCTCCCGAGGAGGTGTTACCGCATCTGCAAGAACTTGCGCGTGGAGGGAAGGCCGATCAGCTTTTGTTCAATGCTCTTGGGGTAACGTATGTGCGACTGGGAATGGCAGATCTCGCACTTCGCTGGTATGAAAAAACCCTTCTTCTGGATGCAGAGGACGAAGAAGCGTGCGTGGGACTGATCGCCTGCTACGAGGCGCTCTGCGACGACGCGCGCGCGTACACCCAGTATGGAGCGTACCTGTCCCGCTGGAGGGACAATCGGGTTATCCGCAAGGATTTTATAGCCTTTCTTGAGAGAACAGAACGGTGGTCCGAAGCGGCGGACCACATCGAGTTGCTCGCCTCGGGTGAGCGAGGGGGTTTTTGGGGTACTCGCCTTGCGTTTGCGCGTAAAAAAGCCGGCCAGTACAGGCAGGCTGCAATTATCTACCGGGCGCTCTTACGTCAGAGACCGGACGAGCGGGTTTTACTGCACAACTTGGTATACTGTCTTGACAAGATGGGGCAGGCAGACGCAGGGCTAAGGCTGCTCCGCGCTGCGTGCAACGCGTTTGGGACGAGCGTGGAATCACGCCTGATTGAAGGGGTGCTGTGCTTACACACAAGACGCATCAACGCGGCAATCCGCACACTCCGCGCGGTCCTAGAACAGCAACCAGGCTACACCGCAGCGAGCGAGCTCCTGGCAAAGGCCTACGCGCTGGCGAGTAGCCGGGCCTAGGCATGGGCGCGCTTCTTCCTGACCAATCCCCCAAGAGGGAAACGAGCTAGCCACGTTCGGAGCGTGGCGCACCCTAAAAGGCACGCCGCTTTGACTCACGCGCGCTTTGGCACTCAATGCACATGAGCGAGTAGGGGATGGCGCGCAGCCGATCCTCGGGGATAGATTCGCCGCAATCGGCGCATTTCCCGTAGCGTCCCTGTTCGATACGCAAAAGCGCAGACTCGATCTGTTGTAGACATCTGAGATCCTTTGCGCTCAAAGACTCGAGCATCTTACGATCCATGTCATCAGAGGCAATATCGGCAGAATCCTTAGGGTCCACCCCGGCGACAATCGCTTGAAAATCTTCATTGTTGGTTGTCAGCGAACGCGCAAGCGAGCGCTTGCGCTCTACTAAGCTCACTTTCATTTCCTCAACAAACGACTGATCCACCTGACACTCCTGTATGCGGTACAACGTACCCGGCACCCACCAGTCTGATTGACAGCACCCGACCTAGAGCGTAGACTGCTGGAGGGACCGCTCCGTCCATTATACGGACGATGGAGGGAAAAGGCAATGTTCTGCCCGGCAGGTTGCGTCCGGTGCACGTGGAGGGTCAGTGACGAAAGAAGAAGCAATCGAGGTGGACGGAGTGGTTAAGGAAGCGCTGCCGAACACCACCTTTAGAGTGCAATTGCAGAATGGGCACGAGATCCTTGCGTATCTTTCAGGTCGGATGCGCAAGCACTACATCCGTATCGTGCCCGGAGACTCGGTGAAGGTCGCGCTCTCACCCTACGACCTCTCCCGCGGCAGAATTATGTTTCGTGAGCGTTAGATTCCTCTCTCGCAGGAGAGAGGTGCTTGCTCCTCTTTAGCAGCGGGGTTGCTCATCCTTCAAGGAGGATTGAGAGTCCTGCCCTCAGGGTGTGCACTCCGCGCGCCAGGCAGGACACGCTGAATGCGATCCCGAAGAAGCCAAATACTAAAAAGAAGCGTAGCCCGAATAGAGCCAGGAGGACGAGCGCCGCTCCCTGAATGAGAAGGCGCGCCCCGTCTTTCCTGGAGCCCGTGCGCGCGGTAGGACCCGCCGGATCGGGCGGAGCGTCTGCACTGCTCCAATAACTCCACCCATTTCCAGGAAAACCACCGAAGAAAGTGTACCATCCCTCGAAGTGTTCGGTTTCCCGCGCGTGCCCTCTCCAGGGACCGTGCGTGTGTGTGTAGCGGGTGCGCGCTCCTGCCTTGTCGTCCGTACCTGAGGTCCAAGCGCCAAAGCCCTCTGAGGCGTCGCGTCCTGCACGCGAGGACCAAAATGCGCCACCTGCGCGTTCGGCATCGTAGCGTGCGCGTGATGCACGGTCAGAGAGGACGGCGTAAGCTGCGTTGATCCTTTTAAACTGGTCCTCCGCACACGCGTCGCCCGGATTTTTATCCGGATGATACTTAAGCGCCTGCGCGCGAAAAGCTTTCTTAATGTGTTCCTCAGAAGCATCGGCAGCAACGCCCAGTATGGCGTAATGGTCAGGAACAGTGCGCTCGCTCATCGTTTACCCAATGGTGGTCCCCACGAACTCTTGCCTGTTCAGGATGCGCTCCAAATTCGGTAAGTCACGCCCTGTTGCGCAAATGACCTGAATTCCCGACTTTTTTGCCCGGACACTAGCGACTGGGTCAAAGGGGACATGGCTGCCCGGTACCCACTCCTTGTCGACAAGGAGGAGGAAATCATCCCAGGAGAGGGATGTGAGCGCCTTCGCATCCTTGTCTGAACGAGGATCCCCCGTGTACACATGCGCAACGTCGGAAAGGTTAATAACCGTCTTTGCAGAATAACGCTCTGCAAGGAGCACAGCGTCGGTGTCGGTGGAAAAACCCGGTTTCCAACCAGCAGCAACGAGCACCTGACCTGAAAAAACGTTCGCCGCAGTCGGGTCATACACGACCGGATTTGGACAAAGGATTCCAAAAAGGGATTTGAGCAGCTGCGCGTTCAAACGCGTAGCCATGATGCCAATCCAGTCAAGTTCAACGTGTTCGGCCGTGGCATACAGCTCCCTGTCTTCCTGATTATCGCCCTCGTGCGCAGGTTTCGCACAGGCCGGAGAAGACAGGCTCCGGCGTAGCGCACGATAGGCGTTTTGATAAGTGCGCGCAGGTGCACCACCGCCTGAAACGACAATGAGCTTCCGTGAGGCGTCTTCGTATAGGTACCGTTGAACGGAACGAACGAACCGCCCGAGAAGCTCTATGTCGGGCGTCTCAGGCGCAACGATGGAACCTCCAAGTGACAGAACGGTGACCATGAAACCCTCTCGCCGGCATCGTAACGCAAAGAGACCCTTTGGATCCAGGCCCTGTGTGTATCTGGCATTGCGTCCCAGCGTGCACGGGGCGATGGAGTGTTCTACACGGGCGACACAGACTCCTAGTTCTTGTATTCTGTGCAAAAACCGACGTAAAAACTGTATCTCCGTAGTCTAGTGAGTGTTCTCTGTGCATGAGTTGCTCCCGTACGACCGGTGCTTTACGCGCGGTCCCCCTTGTGTTCCGTTCCGTCCTGGTGCTTGCGGTGTGGGGTGTTTCCTGCGTACAAGCCGCCGATGTGGCGCACAATGCGGATGTACCTTCCCGCTCGCTGAAGGCGCTCGAGCGTTTCCGTTTTTTTGTGTATCCCAAGCCGCTCGACCTTTCTAGTGACTTTCATGCGAAGGCCTTGAAGGGGGAGGCACTGGTTCCTAGCCTTTTCAAGGGAAAGGTGACGCTTTTGAACTTTTGGGCTACGTGGTGTCCGCCCTGTCGTGCGGAGATGCCGTCTATGGATCGCATGCAGGCTCTTATGAGGGGGAATGACTTTCAGATTGTCGCGGTCAACGTTGGTGACTCGAGAAAACAGGTGGAAAGTTTTATCGCGCGTGGAAAGCATACCTTTCCTATCTATCTTGACGAGGAGGGGAGTTTGGGGAGTGTTTTTGCTTCCCGTGGTCTGCCAACTACTTATGTTGTGGACAAGGCAGGGCGCATCGTGGCAGTGGTTGTCGGGAGTGTGGAGTATGACCAACCAGAGCTAGTGGCTCTCTTTAAGGAACTGGCGCGTGACTAGTGTCCCCGGCGTTGTGGGTTCCTTTTTGGCCGGGTTGCTTTCTTTTCTCAGTCCCTGCGTCCTGCCGCTTATTCCGGCGTACGTCTCTTTCATTTCGGGAGAATCGCTCGGTTCTATCCGGGCGGGGGCGGCGCGGCTCCAGGTTTTTCTCAGCAGTGTTTTTTTTGTATTAGGACTGACGACGGTTTTTGTGTTGTTTTCAATCGTATTTAGCGGAGGGGTGCAGCTTGCAGGTGCGGGTGTGCTCACTGTGCTCACGCGTGTAGCGGGCGTGGGGGTGATACTCCTCGGCTTAAACACAATCTTCGACGTGGTTCCGTTTTTGCGTGTGGAAAGGCGTATGCACACAACGGTGCGACGGGTGGGTGTGTTTCGTGCGTATCTTTTTGGGTTGCTGTTCGCAACGGGATGGACTCCGTGCGTGGGGCCGATTCTCTCTTCTCTGTTGTTCTATGCGGCGAGTTCTGGGCAGCTGCTCCACGCAGCAGGGCTCCTGACCGTGTATGCACTGGGATTGGGACTTCCCTTCGTGTTTGCAGGGATCTTTTTTGGACGTGCGGAGCGGGTGTTTGCGTGGGTAAAGAGTCACATGCACGCAGTAAAGCTCGCCTCCGGGATGTTGATCGTCTTTTTCGGACTGCTGATGCTAACGTCGGGGTTGCAGGCACTCAGTCGGCTTTTTCTACGGGCAGGATTCGCGTTAGAGGAATACTCGACGCGGGGAATAACCCCTCTTCGGCAAATAGCGGCACTTCTTGCGCAGTGGTTTTTGTACCAGGGGGTTTGAGCGCGAGCGGCTTTGGGGCTGTGCGGGTGGGTAGCCATCACGTAAATAGTTTTTTGATGCGTGTGAAGGCCCGCGTGACCTCTTCCTCGCTTATTTTTCCTTCCGGTGCATGGGCGCGCACCAGGTGTTTGGGAATTTCGTCCAGAAAGGGGGAGGCGGTGCGCTCTTCCCTTTTTCCGCCGCGTTTCCTTGTGCGGCAGTGTGTCAGGTACAACTTCTCTTTTGCGCGGGTAATTGCAACGTAGAAAAGGCGTCGTTCTTCCTCGATGCTGTGAACCTCTTCTATACTTCGTTCGTGTGGAATGGTTCCCGCTTCCACGCCGGCGATAAACACTACGGGAAATTCCAGCCCCTTCGACGCATGAATTGTCATGAGCGACACAGCGCCCTCTGTTTCTTTTTGGACGTTATCGCGTGCTAGCAACGTAACGCGGTTTAGGTAGTCGTACAAGCTTCCGTGTTCTGAACTCTGTTCCCAGTGTTCGATGGATTCGACTAAGTGTTCGATTTGCAAGAATTTAAAACGTGCGGCATGTTCGTTTTTTTGGAATTCTTGGATGAGGTAATTAAAATACTGAATGTCTTCAACAAATTTGCGTACCTTGTACGCAAGATTTTTCCCCGAAAGTAGATGGGTACGCGCCTGGGTAATGAGCTGGAGAAAATTTTCCACAGCGGTACGATGTGATTCTTTTAAATCGACTGCATGTGTTTTATTGATAATTTGATTCAGTGCATTGAACACGGAACATTGTTGTGTATTAGCAATGTCGGAGACTAGATGCAGTGTTTTTTTTCCAATTCCTCGCCTCGGGGTATTAATGATGCGTAATAGGTTGACATCGTCGTCAGGATTAGAAATTACCCGCAGATAACTGAGCACATCCTTTATTTCTTTCCTCTGAAAAAAGCTCATGCCGCCTGAGACACGGTATGGAATATTTTCTTGCAAAAATACGTCTTCAATTATGCGCATAAAACTATTCGTGCGGAGTAGGACTCCAAAACTACTGAAAGAATAGGATGCGCGTATTTGTTCTGCGAGAATCGTGTTTGCAATAAAGATTGCTTCATCACGTTCCGTTTCGGGATTGAAGATTTCAATAGGTTTTCCTGAATCGTTACCGGACCACAGTGCCTTTTCCTTGCGTTGTGTATTGTGTGCGATAACGCCATTTGCGGCAGCCAAAATAGTTCCGGTGGAACGGTAATTTTGCTCTAAGGTAATTTCTGTGGCGTAGGGGAAGTCTTTTTCAAAAGAGAGAATATTGTCGTGGTGTGCTCCACGCCAAGAATAAATTGATTGATCATCGTCCCCTACTACACAGATATTTTGTGTAGCGAGCATTTTCATTAAACGGTACTGCTGTGCACTGGTGTCTTGGAATTCATCCACTAAAATGTAATGATAGCGACTCTTATATGAAGCAAGGATATCAGGATATTCACTGAAGATCTGGATTGGCAGTACGATCAAATCGTCAAAGTCTACCGCATTAAATAATTTCAACGCAGTATGATATTCGTGCCAAAGAGCACGTTCCTTGTGCTGTAGCTCTTTTAAGTTCTTACGCTGCATTTTAATAGCGGAAAAGAGCGTGCTCACGCAGTTTGTGTCAAGAACTTCTGGCAGGAGATGTACTTCCTTTGCTGCTTCGCGAATGAGAGCACGTTTATCATTTTCATCATAAATGCTAAAGTTCTTCCTCCAGCCGAGAACATGGATATGTTCTCGCAAAATCGTAACGCCAAAAGCGTGAAAAGTACTGACGGTCGTGTTGCGTAAAGGTTTGCCCGTGAGAGCTTTAATACGTTCAGACATCTCGTGTGCGGCCTTGTTAGTGAAGGTCAGTGCAAGAATGCGCGATTGCAGAATACCGCATTCGAGCATATACGCGATGCGCGCCGTGATTACGCGCGTTTTCCCTGAGCCTGCGCCGGCGATAATGAGAAGCGGTCCCTCAAGTGTGGTAACGGCTCGACGTTGCTCAGGATTAAGTGTAGAGAGCATAGACGCACAAGCGTAGCAAAATAGGGCGGAAAAAAGAATATCCGTATGTGGAAGGGCATAGACTGTGGGTAATACTTCAGATTGGGTAGAGATGGATGGATTGCGCTATGTGTATGCCGCGCAGGGTGCGGCCCCCATGCCTGCTCCTACGGATAATCCTGCTTGTGATGCGCACATGTCGCATGACGTCATAGCGCGTACTGCCCAAGCAGTTTTTGGTATTCGTGCGCTGTTTCCTTGGCAGCGCTTGGTAATTGCTAACATACTGGATGCGGCGCATGCGTGTACACATACAACTCCGTTCGCTGCGGCAGGTTCTTCTCAAACCGATGCTACGAGGGTGACTCATGTGGATGACGCGCAGCCTGAGGATAATTTCGTCGGTGCCATGCAAGACACACGTTTTGATCAGGATGGCGTGTCACGCGCACATCAAGTGGTGCTATTGCCGACAGGTGCAGGAAAATCGCTGTGTTTTCAAGTACCTGCCCTCTTTTTAGAGGGGCCGACGCTAGTGGTGTACCCACTGTTATCGCTCATGCGTGATCAGTGCCGTCGGATGCAGGCAGTGGGATTTTCGGTCATCTTGTTACGTGGTGGACTGAATGCGCAAGAGCGCGCGTACATGTATGCGCAGTTGGATAGGTGTGCTGAGGCGTATGGCCGGATGCGAGGCGTTACGCCTCCTGCACACCAGACGGCAGAATTTTCCCTTGCAGATTCGATCTCTTTTGATGCGTCACTCTTCTCTGATGACGTGAGTACCTTCTCGAAGGTGGTACATGTGGATGAACGTCTTGCTCAGAAAAGGACAGAAAGTCGAAGAGGTGTATGCATCATCGCAAGTCCAGAGATACTCACACAACCTGCGCTGCGCGCACGCGTGCGTGCATGTCGCGTTGCGCATTTGGTTATTGATGAAGCGCACTGTGTGTCCGAGTGGGGAGATTCGTTTCGTCCTGATTACGTGCGACTAGGCGAATTGGTGCAGGATCTTGCGCCTCAAGTGGTGACTGCATTTACGGCGACTGCAAGTCAAACAGTGCTTGCGCGCATCATGGAAGTGCTGTTTGGCGGTCGTGCGCACGTGTTGCAGGGAACAGTAGATCGCCCGAACATTCGATACACCGTACGCACGGTGCTGTGTAAGCAGACGGCACTGACTCAACTTGTAGCGCGTTGTGTGCGCCCTGCAGTTATTTTTTGTGCTCGTCGGGTACAGGTGGAGCGTGTAGCCCACCATTTGCGCACGTGTCTTTCTGACACACAGATACGTTTTTATCACGCAGGGTTGCAGAGGGAAGAAAAAGAAACAGTGGAGCGATGGTTTCATACCCATGATTCTGCCGTTTTGGTAACTACTTGCGCGTGGGGAATGGGAGTTGATAAGCCGAATGTACGTACGGTCATTCACGTGGATGCGCCACTGACTGTGGAGGCGTACGTACAGGAGGTTGGAAGAGCAGGACGGGACGGAATGCGTGCAGACGCATTTTTATTGTGGTCACCTCGAGATGCTCGCTCGATAGAAACACTGCCGCATGCACAACGGGTGCGTGCGCACGTGTTGCGCCACTTTGCTGAAAGCGGACGTTGTCGCCGCGCAGTTTTACTTGAGTCTTTGGGGGAACAGAATGTGTGTGCCGGATGTGATGTGTGTGCAGGCACTGCACGTTTTGTATGTGAGGATGTAGAAGCGCTCTTACAGTTTTTGAAAAAGAATGCGCGCAGATTCACTGTATCATCGTTGGTGCAGCACCTCGCGCTACATCAGAAAGTGCTCAGTGTGGCGGATGTACGTGCCTTGCTATATTACGCGCTCGAAACAGGACGTGTGAAAAAAAAACATTCACTCTTGTGGGGTGATGTCCTGTATGTTGCACGTTAACGATTCTGCGAGCAAATCGTATCTGCAGGAAAGCAAGAAGGATGGCGAGAACATACAGTTGCCTTGTATATTCCGCGAGTTACGCGCATTTTTATGGCCGAGTGGTTAGCATTACTTCTACAGGTTTTTTATGCAATTTTATATACTGAGCCGTCGTTCATGTGTCTCCGATACGGTGTGGTCTAGGTTCCGTACCGTGCGGGCACGGAACACATCGAGCGGACGCGTCTGTTCGTGGAGGATATTATGAAAAGGTTTATTCCCCATCGGGTGATTCACGCGGTGTGTATCGGGCTTGCACTTGTAGGTTGTAGGAAACTCGATTCTCGTGCGGGGGATTTTGAGTTAACGATTATACATATCAACGATCATCATTCGCATTTGGAACCAGAACCCTTAGAGCTTGCAGTGGCAGGGGAAAGACTCAGAGCGGCTGTAGGCGGTTATGCGGCGCTTGTGCACGAGATACAACGGTTGCGTGCGGAGTCGAAGAACGCATTGGTACTGCATGCAGGAGATGCACTCATAGGTACGCTGTATTCTACCCTCTTTAGAGGGCGTGCGGACGCGGTGCTGATGAACCATGCAGGATTTGATTTTTTTACCCTTGGCAATCACGAATTTGATAATGGGAATGAGGGACTCAAAGAATTTCTGCACTATTTGGAAGTGCCAGTTCTCTCTGCAAATGTGGTTCCTAATGCTGCCAGCACGTTGCATGGCTTGTGGAAGCCGAGCGCTATTGTGGAGCGTGCAGGTGAGCGTATTGGGGTTATCGGACTTGATACGGTAAAGAAAACCGTGGAGTCATCCAGTCCCGGTAAGGATATCAATTTTATTGATGAGATAGAGGCGGTGCGTCGTGCAACTGTTGAAATGCAGCAGCAAGGAGTAAATAAAATAATCCTCCTTTCTCATGCAGGTTTTGAGAAGAACTGTGAAATTGCTCAGAACATTTCTGGTATTGACGTCATCGTGTCAGGTGATACCCACTACCTTTTGGGGGATGAATCACTCGGACGGCTAGGTCTTCCGGTAGTTGGTGAATATCCCAGAAAGATTATGTCCCCTGCAGGGGAGCCTGTGTATGTGGTAGAGGCGTGGGAGTATGGTAAGTGTCTGGGCGAGCTGAACGTAGTCTTTGACCGAACAGGAGTAATAACGAGTGCAGTAGGCATGCCGCGTTTTTTGTTACATACGAATACATTGCAAAAAAAAGGAGCGGATAGAAAAAATTATCCTCTTGAGGAGGCAGAGCGTGAAGCGCTGCTTGTGGCACTGAGGATGACGCCAGAGATTATATTTGCGCAGGAGAATGATCAGATTATATCTGTGTTGGAAGAATTTAAAAAGGAAAAGGAGGCGCTTGGTGCGCAGGCAATTGGCGTAATTACCGGTGCCTCAATGCGAGGTGGTTCTGTGCATCGAGTTCCCGATGCAC
Proteins encoded in this region:
- a CDS encoding tetratricopeptide repeat protein — protein: MTSTQARIREAVRAGSVRDYARAIRILEELAASGKAEGCHHPDGGAVYERGAQEEWNEGSSESHAHGGDGTQDAYPEIYLYLARAYHAQRQYARAVAYATVYSRRVPRDGAGWFFLGRSYLALHQGGYAVAALRRSVRENPASLGAQALLGLAYLRSKKPRAARMVFEQALAQYPDNKRLNAGYLNSLFVEAVQHLKRGSADLARQMFTFLINQDVDGVAPRLYLAHAFRSLKHFPEALTQYRAASAFAPHDPALKWYEAAMLVEMGCLSQAAALLSTLGVSIERDQISDRFLVMGAVRKHMEEGAWARAASAAHLYLKTFGGSVEIHLLMAEVHRRAGRVNVALNHYTRAMKIEPKNCYPHYGLMVCLQEARRWQELAKAIRRAEGAGCDAQDCYYYRVITAAHLSNPPEEVLPHLQELARGGKADQLLFNALGVTYVRLGMADLALRWYEKTLLLDAEDEEACVGLIACYEALCDDARAYTQYGAYLSRWRDNRVIRKDFIAFLERTERWSEAADHIELLASGERGGFWGTRLAFARKKAGQYRQAAIIYRALLRQRPDERVLLHNLVYCLDKMGQADAGLRLLRAACNAFGTSVESRLIEGVLCLHTRRINAAIRTLRAVLEQQPGYTAASELLAKAYALASSRA
- a CDS encoding TraR/DksA family transcriptional regulator, producing the protein MDQSFVEEMKVSLVERKRSLARSLTTNNEDFQAIVAGVDPKDSADIASDDMDRKMLESLSAKDLRCLQQIESALLRIEQGRYGKCADCGESIPEDRLRAIPYSLMCIECQSARESKRRAF
- the infA gene encoding translation initiation factor IF-1, with amino-acid sequence MTKEEAIEVDGVVKEALPNTTFRVQLQNGHEILAYLSGRMRKHYIRIVPGDSVKVALSPYDLSRGRIMFRER
- a CDS encoding J domain-containing protein; this translates as MSERTVPDHYAILGVAADASEEHIKKAFRAQALKYHPDKNPGDACAEDQFKRINAAYAVLSDRASRARYDAERAGGAFWSSRAGRDASEGFGAWTSGTDDKAGARTRYTHTHGPWRGHARETEHFEGWYTFFGGFPGNGWSYWSSADAPPDPAGPTARTGSRKDGARLLIQGAALVLLALFGLRFFLVFGFFGIAFSVSCLARGVHTLRAGLSILLEG
- a CDS encoding UMP kinase, with amino-acid sequence MVTVLSLGGSIVAPETPDIELLGRFVRSVQRYLYEDASRKLIVVSGGGAPARTYQNAYRALRRSLSSPACAKPAHEGDNQEDRELYATAEHVELDWIGIMATRLNAQLLKSLFGILCPNPVVYDPTAANVFSGQVLVAAGWKPGFSTDTDAVLLAERYSAKTVINLSDVAHVYTGDPRSDKDAKALTSLSWDDFLLLVDKEWVPGSHVPFDPVASVRAKKSGIQVICATGRDLPNLERILNRQEFVGTTIG
- a CDS encoding TlpA family protein disulfide reductase, which gives rise to MSCSRTTGALRAVPLVFRSVLVLAVWGVSCVQAADVAHNADVPSRSLKALERFRFFVYPKPLDLSSDFHAKALKGEALVPSLFKGKVTLLNFWATWCPPCRAEMPSMDRMQALMRGNDFQIVAVNVGDSRKQVESFIARGKHTFPIYLDEEGSLGSVFASRGLPTTYVVDKAGRIVAVVVGSVEYDQPELVALFKELARD
- a CDS encoding cytochrome c biogenesis protein CcdA, coding for MTSVPGVVGSFLAGLLSFLSPCVLPLIPAYVSFISGESLGSIRAGAARLQVFLSSVFFVLGLTTVFVLFSIVFSGGVQLAGAGVLTVLTRVAGVGVILLGLNTIFDVVPFLRVERRMHTTVRRVGVFRAYLFGLLFATGWTPCVGPILSSLLFYAASSGQLLHAAGLLTVYALGLGLPFVFAGIFFGRAERVFAWVKSHMHAVKLASGMLIVFFGLLMLTSGLQALSRLFLRAGFALEEYSTRGITPLRQIAALLAQWFLYQGV
- a CDS encoding ATP-dependent helicase; this translates as MLSTLNPEQRRAVTTLEGPLLIIAGAGSGKTRVITARIAYMLECGILQSRILALTFTNKAAHEMSERIKALTGKPLRNTTVSTFHAFGVTILREHIHVLGWRKNFSIYDENDKRALIREAAKEVHLLPEVLDTNCVSTLFSAIKMQRKNLKELQHKERALWHEYHTALKLFNAVDFDDLIVLPIQIFSEYPDILASYKSRYHYILVDEFQDTSAQQYRLMKMLATQNICVVGDDDQSIYSWRGAHHDNILSFEKDFPYATEITLEQNYRSTGTILAAANGVIAHNTQRKEKALWSGNDSGKPIEIFNPETERDEAIFIANTILAEQIRASYSFSSFGVLLRTNSFMRIIEDVFLQENIPYRVSGGMSFFQRKEIKDVLSYLRVISNPDDDVNLLRIINTPRRGIGKKTLHLVSDIANTQQCSVFNALNQIINKTHAVDLKESHRTAVENFLQLITQARTHLLSGKNLAYKVRKFVEDIQYFNYLIQEFQKNEHAARFKFLQIEHLVESIEHWEQSSEHGSLYDYLNRVTLLARDNVQKETEGAVSLMTIHASKGLEFPVVFIAGVEAGTIPHERSIEEVHSIEEERRLFYVAITRAKEKLYLTHCRTRKRGGKREERTASPFLDEIPKHLVRAHAPEGKISEEEVTRAFTRIKKLFT
- a CDS encoding helicase-related protein; translated protein: MGNTSDWVEMDGLRYVYAAQGAAPMPAPTDNPACDAHMSHDVIARTAQAVFGIRALFPWQRLVIANILDAAHACTHTTPFAAAGSSQTDATRVTHVDDAQPEDNFVGAMQDTRFDQDGVSRAHQVVLLPTGAGKSLCFQVPALFLEGPTLVVYPLLSLMRDQCRRMQAVGFSVILLRGGLNAQERAYMYAQLDRCAEAYGRMRGVTPPAHQTAEFSLADSISFDASLFSDDVSTFSKVVHVDERLAQKRTESRRGVCIIASPEILTQPALRARVRACRVAHLVIDEAHCVSEWGDSFRPDYVRLGELVQDLAPQVVTAFTATASQTVLARIMEVLFGGRAHVLQGTVDRPNIRYTVRTVLCKQTALTQLVARCVRPAVIFCARRVQVERVAHHLRTCLSDTQIRFYHAGLQREEKETVERWFHTHDSAVLVTTCAWGMGVDKPNVRTVIHVDAPLTVEAYVQEVGRAGRDGMRADAFLLWSPRDARSIETLPHAQRVRAHVLRHFAESGRCRRAVLLESLGEQNVCAGCDVCAGTARFVCEDVEALLQFLKKNARRFTVSSLVQHLALHQKVLSVADVRALLYYALETGRVKKKHSLLWGDVLYVAR
- the nadN gene encoding NAD nucleotidase; protein product: MKRFIPHRVIHAVCIGLALVGCRKLDSRAGDFELTIIHINDHHSHLEPEPLELAVAGERLRAAVGGYAALVHEIQRLRAESKNALVLHAGDALIGTLYSTLFRGRADAVLMNHAGFDFFTLGNHEFDNGNEGLKEFLHYLEVPVLSANVVPNAASTLHGLWKPSAIVERAGERIGVIGLDTVKKTVESSSPGKDINFIDEIEAVRRATVEMQQQGVNKIILLSHAGFEKNCEIAQNISGIDVIVSGDTHYLLGDESLGRLGLPVVGEYPRKIMSPAGEPVYVVEAWEYGKCLGELNVVFDRTGVITSAVGMPRFLLHTNTLQKKGADRKNYPLEEAEREALLVALRMTPEIIFAQENDQIISVLEEFKKEKEALGAQAIGVITGASMRGGSVHRVPDAQNPQGSVATRFVAETMLSDIQSFGAGKVDCVIQNAGGARSNIQPGEITYNDAYTLLPFSNTLVLVDVSGAELKQIIEDALQFALGDGSTGAFPYGAGVRYEARQEPDEHGKRVIKLEVQKKDGAWVPVDERAPYRLGVNSYIARGKDGYKTLGEIVSTRGAEDTYLRDAESLIKFLRAHKNFRAYTDSNVIFRLK